A section of the Anabaena cylindrica PCC 7122 genome encodes:
- a CDS encoding M16 family metallopeptidase: protein MFVISGFYRYRIPLILFILSLIATFSLKHTVSDSQKLVSATWEHSQQIFVDTKTNNLTLTKNVMQTVLENGLTVLTKEVHNAPVVTVQMWYKVGSVNDAPGMNGIAHQLEHMMFKGTKTRPLQFGQLFSALGSDSNAFTSYEQTAYYNTAESDKLQALLELEADRMQNLLIDNQQLISEKRVVISELQGYENSPKYRLKRAVMKSVFPNHAYGLATGGTKADVEKLTVEQLREYYQQFYNPDTAILVIVGDFPTAPTLEVVKSIFGKIPQSQKSPQITKSPTPQISASPIWLKEPGVEKLLQVIYPLPDLNHPDVPVLGVMDYVLTSGKNSYLYEVLVKSGLAIDVSAHVASLRQSGWYDLVVTAAPNQDLQKINAILKSSLEKLVKTGVTSEQVERAKTQLVASVILNGRDINSQAMQFANDQLVGGDYCYTERYLENVRQVKPNDIISVINKYLKPEAQVVGFFEPSQKDVNRDTQSSSTATSENFSAGVSVAASEVMKYLPSTIAVTNNSNRNLPQKVTLTNGLRVLLLPDQSSPTVSLSGYIKAGKEFDADDKAGLASLVADNLMNGTTTKDTLTIAKTLEVRGASLNFTAQREGVRIQGKSLREDLPVLLETMTDVVKNSTFPVNELELSRQQALNGLNADLNDADEVANRKLIQSIYPYNHPLHNFPTQESIQNINRGDVIAFKQKHYRPDTTVLTLVGDFDFEKVRSLLETQMGDWQVKGKPPILKYPTVVMTDKGVNLNSVLPGKSQAVTYMGYTGIKRQDPRFYQALVLNQILGGDTLSSRLGAEVRDRLGLTYGIYSNFQAGRNIGTFLIEMQTSPEYTYKAIARTRQLLKQLHQQGVTKLEVETAQRTLISNYNISLAKPEELTDRILMNEVYGLDEIELRSFVQKIQKVNLTEVNQAARELLNPDNIVVVTAGPAIMAKYR, encoded by the coding sequence ATGTTTGTGATTTCTGGATTTTATCGTTATCGTATTCCCTTAATACTGTTCATTTTATCGCTAATTGCCACATTTTCTTTGAAACATACTGTTTCAGATAGCCAAAAATTAGTGAGTGCCACCTGGGAACATTCTCAGCAAATATTCGTAGACACAAAAACAAATAATCTGACATTGACAAAAAATGTCATGCAGACTGTGCTAGAAAATGGTTTAACGGTATTGACTAAAGAAGTACATAATGCACCAGTTGTAACTGTGCAGATGTGGTATAAAGTTGGCTCAGTTAATGATGCACCGGGAATGAATGGTATTGCTCACCAGTTAGAGCATATGATGTTTAAAGGCACAAAAACCCGTCCTCTGCAATTTGGACAGTTGTTTAGCGCTTTGGGTAGTGATTCCAATGCTTTTACCAGTTACGAACAAACTGCATATTACAATACAGCCGAAAGTGATAAACTCCAAGCGCTGCTAGAACTGGAAGCAGACAGGATGCAAAATTTGCTTATTGATAACCAGCAACTAATTAGTGAAAAGCGGGTAGTAATTTCTGAGTTGCAAGGTTATGAAAATAGTCCAAAATACCGTCTCAAGCGTGCTGTCATGAAGTCGGTGTTTCCTAATCATGCTTATGGTTTAGCTACGGGTGGGACTAAAGCTGATGTAGAAAAATTAACGGTTGAGCAACTGCGAGAATACTATCAGCAATTTTATAATCCTGATACTGCTATACTGGTAATAGTCGGAGATTTCCCAACTGCACCAACCCTAGAAGTAGTAAAAAGTATTTTTGGCAAAATTCCCCAAAGTCAAAAATCTCCCCAAATCACCAAATCTCCGACTCCCCAAATTTCTGCCTCTCCAATTTGGTTAAAAGAACCAGGTGTTGAGAAGCTTTTACAAGTAATTTATCCACTTCCAGATTTAAATCACCCAGATGTGCCAGTTTTAGGGGTAATGGATTATGTTTTAACATCGGGAAAAAATTCTTATTTATATGAAGTTTTAGTTAAATCAGGTTTAGCTATTGATGTTTCGGCTCATGTTGCTAGTTTGCGGCAGTCGGGATGGTATGATTTGGTAGTGACTGCGGCACCAAATCAGGATTTACAAAAAATTAATGCGATTTTAAAGAGTTCGCTAGAGAAACTGGTAAAAACTGGCGTAACATCAGAGCAGGTTGAACGGGCAAAAACTCAATTAGTAGCTTCTGTGATTTTGAATGGTCGTGATATCAATAGCCAAGCTATGCAGTTTGCTAATGATCAGCTAGTTGGTGGTGATTATTGCTATACAGAACGGTATTTAGAAAATGTCCGCCAGGTAAAGCCGAATGATATTATATCTGTAATCAATAAATATCTCAAACCAGAAGCGCAGGTAGTTGGTTTTTTTGAACCGAGCCAAAAAGATGTGAATAGGGATACTCAATCATCCTCAACAGCAACTTCAGAAAATTTTTCTGCGGGGGTTTCTGTAGCTGCATCTGAGGTGATGAAATATCTACCAAGTACGATCGCTGTTACTAATAATTCAAACCGAAATTTACCACAAAAGGTGACATTGACCAATGGTTTGCGGGTGTTACTCTTACCTGATCAAAGTAGTCCAACAGTGAGTTTGAGTGGTTATATCAAAGCTGGTAAGGAATTTGATGCAGATGATAAAGCGGGATTAGCTTCTTTGGTGGCAGATAATTTGATGAATGGGACTACAACCAAGGATACACTGACTATTGCTAAAACTTTAGAGGTACGGGGTGCGAGTTTGAATTTTACAGCGCAGCGTGAGGGTGTGCGGATTCAGGGTAAGAGTTTAAGGGAAGATTTGCCTGTTTTGCTGGAGACGATGACGGATGTTGTCAAAAATAGTACTTTTCCTGTCAACGAGTTAGAGCTAAGTCGTCAACAAGCTTTAAATGGTTTAAATGCAGATTTGAATGATGCTGACGAGGTTGCTAATAGGAAATTAATTCAATCTATTTATCCGTATAATCATCCTTTGCATAATTTTCCGACACAAGAAAGTATACAAAATATTAATAGAGGTGATGTGATTGCTTTTAAGCAAAAACATTATCGTCCAGATACTACAGTATTAACATTGGTGGGTGATTTTGATTTTGAGAAAGTGCGATCGCTTTTAGAAACTCAAATGGGTGATTGGCAAGTTAAAGGAAAACCACCAATATTAAAATATCCTACAGTAGTGATGACAGATAAGGGGGTAAATCTTAATTCTGTTCTGCCTGGTAAATCCCAAGCTGTGACTTATATGGGTTATACAGGTATTAAACGCCAAGATCCTCGCTTTTATCAAGCTTTAGTGTTAAACCAAATTTTGGGAGGGGATACATTATCTAGTAGACTGGGAGCAGAAGTGCGCGATCGCTTGGGTTTAACTTACGGGATTTATAGCAACTTCCAAGCGGGAAGGAACATTGGTACGTTTTTGATTGAAATGCAAACCAGTCCAGAATATACTTATAAAGCGATCGCAAGAACCCGTCAACTATTAAAACAACTGCATCAGCAAGGTGTAACCAAACTAGAAGTAGAAACTGCCCAACGCACCCTGATTAGTAACTATAATATTTCCCTAGCAAAACCAGAGGAATTAACAGATAGAATTTTGATGAATGAGGTTTATGGACTAGATGAGATAGAATTGCGTTCTTTTGTCCAAAAAATCCAGAAAGTCAATCTTACTGAAGTTAATCAAGCAGCGCGTGAGTTACTCAATCCTGATAACATTGTCGTTGTCACAGCTGGCCCGGCAATAATGGCAAAATATAGATAA
- a CDS encoding cupredoxin domain-containing protein, whose translation MSSLLTKISKHLYPVFCLLTFLVCLSFIGVTPARAANLSGDILKQPATEIRVSLGNAAGELKFEPNHLELQAGNRYNLYLNNPSPEKHYFTSKDFADAIWTQKVEAGNVEIKGAIHELELKPDAKAEWVFVPLKPGKYGLRCTIAGHTEAGMIGEIVVN comes from the coding sequence ATGAGTAGTTTACTGACAAAAATTTCCAAACATCTATATCCAGTCTTTTGTTTATTGACATTCCTAGTTTGTCTTAGCTTCATAGGTGTAACTCCAGCAAGAGCAGCAAATTTATCTGGTGATATACTCAAACAACCAGCTACAGAAATTAGAGTCAGTTTGGGTAATGCCGCTGGTGAACTCAAGTTTGAGCCAAATCATCTAGAATTACAGGCTGGTAACCGCTACAACCTCTACTTGAATAATCCTAGCCCTGAGAAGCATTATTTTACGAGTAAAGACTTTGCTGATGCGATTTGGACACAAAAAGTCGAAGCTGGTAATGTAGAAATTAAAGGTGCTATCCACGAATTAGAACTAAAACCTGATGCAAAAGCAGAATGGGTATTTGTTCCTCTCAAACCGGGAAAATATGGTTTACGCTGTACCATTGCTGGACACACCGAAGCAGGGATGATTGGAGAAATTGTGGTTAATTAA
- the map gene encoding type I methionyl aminopeptidase, which produces MNIFSNLLSQPTLPKPEKKQRRGIEIKSPREVEIMRQSAKIVATVLKEISELVQPGMTTADLDAHAEKRIREMGATPSFKGYHGFPASICSSINNEVVHGIPSHKKVIRTGDVLKVDTGAYYQGFHGDSCITIAVGEVTPAAAKLILVAEEALFKGIEQVKAGVHLTEIAGAIEDHVKANGFCVVEEFTGHGVGRNLHEEPAVFNYRTRDIPNVKLRSGMTLAIEPILNAGSRFTRILSDRWTAVTVDNALSAQFEHTVLVTDSGYEILTDRSLV; this is translated from the coding sequence ATGAACATTTTCAGTAACTTGCTTTCTCAACCAACCCTGCCAAAACCCGAAAAAAAACAACGCCGAGGTATTGAAATTAAATCGCCGCGTGAAGTTGAAATTATGCGGCAATCAGCTAAAATTGTGGCAACTGTACTCAAAGAAATTTCTGAGCTAGTCCAGCCAGGAATGACTACGGCTGATTTGGATGCTCATGCGGAAAAACGCATCCGGGAAATGGGTGCAACTCCTAGTTTTAAAGGTTATCACGGCTTTCCGGCTTCAATTTGCTCTAGTATTAACAATGAGGTTGTGCATGGCATTCCCAGTCATAAAAAAGTGATTCGCACTGGAGATGTATTAAAAGTAGATACAGGTGCTTATTACCAGGGGTTTCACGGGGATTCCTGTATTACAATTGCTGTAGGTGAAGTGACTCCAGCCGCTGCTAAACTAATTCTCGTCGCGGAAGAAGCTTTATTTAAAGGTATTGAACAGGTAAAAGCTGGTGTACATCTAACTGAAATTGCAGGTGCTATTGAAGACCATGTAAAAGCTAATGGCTTTTGTGTAGTGGAAGAGTTTACTGGACATGGTGTAGGTCGAAATTTACATGAAGAACCTGCGGTATTTAATTACAGAACTCGTGATATTCCTAATGTGAAATTGCGATCAGGGATGACTTTGGCTATTGAACCAATTTTGAATGCTGGTTCTAGATTTACCCGGATTTTATCTGATAGATGGACGGCTGTAACTGTTGATAATGCGCTATCTGCTCAATTTGAGCATACGGTGTTAGTTACAGATAGTGGTTATGAGATTTTGACAGATAGATCACTGGTTTAA